A single region of the Kocuria rosea genome encodes:
- a CDS encoding D-alanine--D-alanine ligase family protein: MTPRPCVAVLFGGRSSEHSISLITALGVLRAIDRDKWDVVTVGIATSGEWFLCPQEELEALLDANPIAELPVGDELVSLPLKVGESELIVRQDGPCGQTVSRDRHIDVVLPLLHGPFGEDGTLQGLLELADLRYVGCGVTASAVGMDKHFMKLAFEAAGLAVGPYTVVTDRQWAVDPQDVRERIAALGFPVFVKPARAGSSFGITKVERAEDLDAAIETAREHDRKLVVEAGIVGREIECAVLQGRGTAAARTSMPGEIEIVDEHAFYDFEAKYVSQASARLSCPADLPQEAIGTIRRSAVTAFEALDGEGLCRADFFYTPDGRVVINEINTMPGFTPISMYPRMWAASGLDYAELIDELLGLALERPVGLR; the protein is encoded by the coding sequence ATGACCCCCCGCCCCTGCGTCGCCGTGCTGTTCGGCGGACGCTCCAGCGAGCACTCCATCTCCCTCATCACCGCCCTCGGGGTCCTGCGCGCCATCGACCGGGACAAGTGGGACGTGGTGACCGTCGGCATCGCCACCTCCGGCGAGTGGTTCCTCTGCCCGCAGGAGGAGCTGGAGGCGCTGCTGGACGCGAACCCGATCGCGGAGCTGCCCGTGGGCGACGAGCTCGTGAGCCTGCCGCTGAAGGTCGGGGAGAGCGAGCTCATCGTGCGCCAGGACGGTCCCTGCGGGCAGACCGTCAGCCGGGACCGGCACATCGACGTGGTGCTGCCCCTGCTGCACGGGCCCTTCGGCGAGGACGGCACCCTGCAGGGTCTGCTCGAGCTCGCCGACCTGCGCTACGTGGGCTGCGGCGTCACGGCCTCCGCGGTGGGGATGGACAAGCACTTCATGAAGCTCGCCTTCGAGGCGGCGGGCCTGGCGGTGGGCCCCTACACCGTGGTGACCGACCGGCAGTGGGCCGTGGACCCCCAGGACGTGCGCGAGCGCATCGCCGCGCTGGGCTTCCCCGTGTTCGTCAAGCCCGCCCGGGCGGGGTCCTCCTTCGGCATCACGAAGGTGGAGCGCGCCGAGGATCTGGACGCCGCGATCGAGACCGCCCGCGAGCACGACCGCAAGCTGGTGGTCGAGGCGGGGATCGTGGGGCGGGAGATCGAGTGCGCCGTCCTCCAGGGCCGCGGGACCGCCGCCGCCCGGACCTCCATGCCCGGCGAGATCGAGATCGTCGACGAGCACGCGTTCTACGACTTCGAGGCGAAGTACGTCTCCCAGGCCTCCGCGCGGCTCAGCTGCCCCGCGGACCTGCCGCAGGAGGCGATCGGGACGATCCGCCGCAGCGCCGTGACCGCGTTCGAGGCGCTGGACGGGGAGGGCCTGTGCCGGGCCGACTTCTTCTACACCCCCGACGGGCGGGTGGTCATCAACGAGATCAACACGATGCCGGGGTTCACACCGATCTCGATGTACCCCCGGATGTGGGCCGCCTCCGGGCTCGACTACGCCGAGCTGATCGACGAGCTCCTGGGCCTCGCCCTGGAACGGCCGGTCGGGCTGCGCTGA
- a CDS encoding DUF3515 family protein → MPSPSLSRSARALLGAGALVAVLAGCSPAVTVDPAENAADPGCAPAMLAMPETVGEHERRETTSQATTAYGEPTAAVVRCGVTPPGPTTDACSSVNDVDWLIRQDEDGSTWTATTYGRDPAVEVVFDSTAVASSTLLVELGSAVEQIPAERRCLDLQDTVEGL, encoded by the coding sequence ATGCCCTCGCCCTCCCTGTCCCGATCCGCCCGTGCCCTGCTGGGGGCGGGAGCCCTGGTGGCGGTCCTCGCGGGGTGCTCCCCCGCCGTCACCGTGGACCCAGCCGAGAACGCCGCCGACCCGGGGTGCGCCCCGGCGATGCTGGCCATGCCGGAGACCGTCGGCGAGCACGAGAGGCGCGAGACCACCAGCCAGGCCACCACGGCCTACGGCGAGCCCACGGCGGCGGTCGTGCGGTGCGGCGTGACCCCGCCCGGGCCCACCACGGACGCCTGCTCCTCCGTCAACGACGTCGACTGGCTGATCCGCCAGGACGAGGACGGGAGCACCTGGACCGCCACGACCTACGGCCGGGACCCGGCCGTCGAGGTGGTCTTCGACAGCACCGCCGTGGCCTCCTCCACCCTGCTGGTCGAGCTGGGCTCCGCGGTGGAGCAGATCCCCGCCGAGCGCCGGTGCCTGGACCTCCAGGACACCGTGGAGGGCCTCTGA
- the thiL gene encoding thiamine-phosphate kinase: MTRPPAEPSPVPDAPPGPGPTVGELSEAELLARVLPLLLRPAPRPGADLVLLGPGDDCAVVAAPDGRYVITTDTQVQDQDFRLAWTGGAVTTGYDTGVKCAAQNLADVAAMGAVPSAAVVSLTLPPGTPVSWPEDFARGLLAGFEAMGADRCAVVGGDLGAGRELSVTATVTGDLEGRDPVRRSGAGEGGTVALAGTTGRAAAGVALLEDGRYRPGRDALLDGLAAAQLRPCAPVTAGPAAARAGATAMIDLSDGLLRDAGRVAAASGVVVDLDGAAVAGLAEPLRPAARLLGADPRDWVLTGGEDHGLLAVFPRGVPLPGMFRAIGSCAPAPPAHDDTLPRVLLDGRAPHLALGHPVGEGWDHFEP; this comes from the coding sequence ATGACCCGACCCCCAGCGGAGCCGTCCCCCGTGCCCGACGCCCCGCCCGGTCCGGGGCCCACCGTCGGGGAGCTCTCCGAGGCCGAGCTGCTGGCCCGGGTGCTCCCGCTGCTCCTGCGCCCCGCCCCCCGCCCCGGAGCGGACCTGGTGCTGCTCGGCCCCGGCGACGACTGCGCCGTGGTCGCGGCCCCGGACGGGCGGTACGTGATCACCACGGACACCCAGGTGCAGGACCAGGACTTCCGGCTCGCCTGGACCGGCGGCGCGGTCACCACGGGCTACGACACCGGGGTGAAGTGCGCGGCGCAGAACCTCGCCGACGTCGCCGCGATGGGCGCCGTCCCGTCGGCCGCCGTCGTCTCGCTCACCCTGCCGCCGGGCACGCCCGTGTCCTGGCCCGAGGACTTCGCCCGCGGCCTCCTGGCCGGGTTCGAGGCCATGGGCGCGGACCGCTGCGCCGTGGTCGGCGGGGACCTGGGCGCCGGCCGGGAGCTGTCGGTCACCGCCACGGTGACGGGCGACCTCGAGGGCCGGGACCCGGTGCGCCGCTCCGGGGCGGGCGAGGGCGGCACGGTGGCGCTCGCCGGGACCACCGGGCGGGCGGCGGCGGGCGTGGCGCTGCTCGAGGACGGCCGCTACCGGCCCGGCCGGGACGCGCTCCTGGACGGGCTCGCGGCGGCGCAGCTGCGGCCGTGCGCCCCGGTGACCGCCGGCCCCGCGGCCGCCCGCGCCGGCGCCACCGCGATGATCGACCTCTCCGACGGCCTGCTCCGCGACGCCGGGCGGGTCGCGGCCGCCAGCGGCGTCGTCGTCGACCTCGACGGCGCGGCCGTGGCCGGCCTCGCCGAGCCCCTGCGCCCGGCCGCCCGGCTGCTCGGCGCGGACCCCCGCGACTGGGTGCTGACCGGCGGCGAGGACCACGGGCTGCTCGCCGTCTTCCCCCGGGGCGTGCCGCTGCCGGGGATGTTCCGTGCGATAGGCTCGTGTGCGCCCGCGCCCCCCGCGCACGACGACACCCTCCCCCGGGTGCTGCTCGACGGACGAGCGCCGCACCTCGCCCTCGGGCACCCGGTCGGCGAAGGATGGGATCACTTTGAACCATAG
- a CDS encoding DUF4193 domain-containing protein gives MATDYDEPRVKPEDEPANESLEVIQAQRSATAQSPAIDVDDSDTAEGIDLPGADLSQEELLIQVVPEQDDEFTCMSCFLVRHRSQLAREQDGARYCIECEG, from the coding sequence GTGGCCACCGATTACGACGAGCCCCGCGTCAAGCCCGAGGACGAGCCCGCCAACGAGTCCCTCGAGGTGATCCAGGCGCAGCGCAGCGCCACCGCGCAGAGCCCGGCGATCGACGTCGACGACTCGGACACGGCGGAGGGCATCGACCTGCCGGGGGCGGACCTGTCCCAGGAGGAGCTGCTCATCCAGGTGGTGCCCGAGCAGGACGACGAGTTCACCTGCATGTCCTGCTTCCTGGTCCGCCACCGCAGCCAGCTCGCCCGCGAGCAGGACGGCGCCCGGTACTGCATCGAGTGCGAGGGCTGA
- a CDS encoding NAD(P)H-dependent glycerol-3-phosphate dehydrogenase, protein MTPPETAAAPAGGLPAAGPRRIAVLGAGSWGTTFAKILADSARESAHARAEPIGRTVALWGRSAPAMDHTARTRVNDRYVPGIRLPERLEITADLAAAVRGADLVVLAVPAQSLRAQLTAVAGHLERDAVVLSLAKGLERDTGLRMSEVVAEELGRATGLGPRHWRARTCVLSGPNLAMEIAEEQPTASVVAAPATDLATWVAHACRTRYFRPYTNTDVVGTEIGGVVKNVIALGVGIADGRHFGENSKASIITRGLAETTRLALALGGRLETLSGLAGLGDLVATCSSPLSRNRTAGRLLGLGLTPAEVQEEMTQTAEGIKSAPAVLALARRHGVDMPITEAVVAILREEITIDDVAPLLLGREIKSEGTAP, encoded by the coding sequence GTGACGCCCCCCGAGACCGCCGCGGCCCCTGCCGGCGGCCTGCCCGCCGCCGGGCCGCGGAGGATCGCCGTGCTGGGCGCCGGGTCCTGGGGCACGACCTTCGCCAAGATCCTCGCCGACAGCGCCCGCGAGTCCGCCCACGCCCGGGCCGAGCCGATCGGGCGGACCGTGGCCCTGTGGGGACGCAGCGCCCCCGCGATGGACCACACCGCGCGCACCCGCGTCAACGACCGCTACGTGCCCGGCATCCGGCTGCCCGAGCGCCTGGAGATCACCGCCGACCTCGCCGCCGCCGTGCGCGGCGCGGACCTCGTGGTCCTCGCCGTGCCCGCCCAGTCCCTGCGCGCCCAGCTGACCGCCGTGGCCGGACACCTCGAGCGCGACGCCGTGGTGCTGTCCCTCGCCAAGGGGCTCGAGCGGGACACGGGGCTGCGGATGAGCGAGGTCGTCGCCGAGGAGCTGGGACGGGCCACCGGGCTGGGCCCCCGGCACTGGCGGGCGCGCACGTGCGTGCTGTCCGGGCCCAACCTGGCCATGGAGATCGCCGAGGAGCAGCCCACGGCCTCCGTCGTGGCGGCCCCCGCCACGGACCTGGCCACCTGGGTGGCCCACGCCTGCCGGACCCGCTACTTCCGCCCCTACACGAACACGGACGTGGTGGGCACCGAGATCGGCGGCGTCGTCAAGAACGTCATCGCCCTCGGGGTGGGCATCGCCGACGGCCGCCACTTCGGGGAGAACTCGAAGGCCTCCATCATCACCCGCGGGCTCGCCGAGACGACCCGGCTCGCGCTCGCCCTCGGCGGGAGGCTGGAGACCCTCTCCGGCCTCGCCGGACTGGGCGACCTCGTGGCCACCTGCTCCTCCCCGCTGTCCCGCAACCGCACCGCGGGCCGGCTCCTCGGCCTGGGCCTCACCCCGGCGGAGGTCCAGGAGGAGATGACCCAGACCGCCGAGGGCATCAAGTCCGCCCCCGCCGTGCTCGCCCTGGCCCGCCGCCACGGCGTGGACATGCCCATCACCGAGGCCGTCGTGGCCATCCTCCGCGAGGAGATCACCATCGACGACGTGGCCCCGCTCCTGCTGGGCCGCGAGATCAAATCCGAAGGGACCGCCCCATGA
- a CDS encoding DAK2 domain-containing protein: MNHRIGSNAAVMRRWLDLAHRDLVRHSPVLNALNVFPVADADTGTNLATTVRAAAEAAAVLETGDVGELLSLAGQAALEEARGNSGTLFSVFLTAVGRSLEGSTRMSAESVRLALHAGHVRAWSVLTDPVDGTMLSVLEAAAAVPVPQGVEDGSNQQLKEFLAGVSTAARAAVLVTPDQLEILRETGTVDAGALGMLVVFDALARTVGGDDAGDENALDALIDAAAARAAGAGDAPHTVHGGVEVMCTVELTPLDAAELRHELSEVGTSVIMSAVTETGDGYRWRVHVHVPRPEDALTVIGARGKAVNLTVTSLSEADG; encoded by the coding sequence TTGAACCATAGGATCGGATCGAACGCGGCCGTCATGCGGCGGTGGCTCGACCTGGCCCACCGTGATCTCGTGCGCCACAGCCCCGTCCTCAACGCCCTCAACGTCTTCCCGGTCGCGGACGCCGACACCGGGACCAACCTCGCGACCACCGTGCGCGCCGCCGCCGAGGCCGCCGCCGTGCTCGAGACCGGCGACGTCGGGGAGCTGCTCTCCCTCGCCGGCCAGGCCGCCCTCGAGGAGGCCCGCGGCAACTCGGGCACCCTGTTCTCCGTCTTCCTCACGGCCGTGGGCCGCTCCCTCGAGGGGAGCACCAGGATGAGCGCCGAGTCCGTCCGGCTGGCCCTGCACGCCGGCCACGTGCGCGCCTGGAGCGTCCTGACGGACCCCGTGGACGGGACCATGCTCTCCGTCCTGGAGGCCGCCGCCGCCGTGCCCGTGCCGCAGGGCGTGGAGGACGGGTCCAACCAGCAGCTCAAGGAGTTCCTGGCCGGCGTCAGCACCGCCGCCCGCGCCGCGGTCCTCGTCACCCCGGACCAGCTCGAGATCCTGCGCGAGACCGGCACGGTCGACGCCGGCGCCCTGGGCATGCTCGTGGTCTTCGACGCCCTGGCCCGCACCGTGGGCGGCGACGACGCCGGCGACGAGAACGCCCTCGACGCGCTGATCGACGCCGCCGCGGCCCGGGCCGCCGGCGCCGGGGACGCCCCGCACACCGTGCACGGCGGCGTGGAGGTGATGTGCACCGTGGAGCTCACCCCGCTGGACGCCGCGGAGCTGCGCCACGAGCTCAGCGAGGTGGGCACCAGCGTGATCATGAGCGCGGTGACCGAGACGGGGGACGGCTACCGCTGGCGCGTGCACGTCCACGTGCCGCGGCCCGAGGACGCCCTCACCGTGATCGGCGCCCGCGGCAAGGCCGTGAACCTCACGGTGACCTCCCTCTCGGAGGCGGACGGATGA
- a CDS encoding ABC transporter ATP-binding protein, translated as MTSAVLEAENLVKIYGRGDTRFAALRGVDLRIRHGESVAVVGKSGSGKSTLMHLLALLDAPTRGTVSLDGRPAASMTARELNETRNAAFGFVFQQFYLTPDQTVLENVVLPLRIAGVRPAARRRRALDVLERLDVAEKASSRAADLSGGQKQRVAIARALVNDPSVIFADEPTGNLDSATGAVVQDLLLELHRERGITLVVVTHDEDLARRCGRQVHLHDGLVVDAPAPRQAPAAGADAAGGDAAGGDAAGGDDAGADDEVVVGAVGGAR; from the coding sequence ATGACGTCCGCGGTGCTCGAGGCCGAGAACCTGGTCAAGATCTACGGCCGGGGGGACACCCGTTTCGCCGCGCTGCGGGGCGTGGACCTGCGCATCCGGCACGGGGAGTCCGTCGCCGTCGTCGGGAAGTCCGGCTCGGGCAAGTCGACCCTGATGCACCTTCTCGCGCTGCTCGACGCGCCCACCCGCGGCACGGTGTCCCTGGACGGCAGGCCGGCGGCGTCGATGACGGCCCGTGAGCTCAACGAGACGCGCAACGCCGCGTTCGGGTTCGTGTTCCAGCAGTTCTACCTGACCCCGGACCAGACGGTCCTGGAGAACGTGGTGCTTCCGCTGCGCATCGCCGGGGTCCGCCCCGCAGCGCGCCGGCGCCGCGCCCTGGACGTGCTGGAGCGCCTGGACGTGGCGGAGAAGGCCTCCAGCCGTGCCGCCGACCTGTCGGGCGGGCAGAAGCAGCGGGTCGCGATCGCCCGGGCCCTGGTCAACGACCCCTCCGTGATCTTCGCCGACGAGCCCACGGGCAACCTCGACTCGGCCACCGGCGCGGTGGTCCAGGACCTCCTGCTCGAGCTCCACCGGGAGCGCGGCATCACCCTCGTCGTCGTCACCCACGACGAGGACCTCGCCCGGCGCTGCGGACGCCAGGTGCACCTGCACGACGGTCTCGTCGTGGACGCCCCCGCACCCCGGCAGGCCCCCGCCGCCGGAGCGGACGCCGCAGGAGGGGACGCCGCAGGAGGGGACGCCGCAGGAGGGGACGACGCCGGCGCGGACGACGAGGTCGTCGTCGGAGCGGTCGGAGGTGCCCGGTGA
- a CDS encoding ABC transporter permease has translation MRWSDLLASAVANTARARIRATLTVLAVFIGAFALTLTSGMGTGVNRYIDDTVAAFGDADALYVQKSQPLIELSSTSGPREYDPDTTRIRTGFGVSFEGLTPEDIEVIEDLDGVRSVKPMYSVAPTYLEAADGSRFQLSPGIPVDAVGLQMVAGGAPAAGRDEIAVPDSWVADLGFSSAQEAVGGRVDVVMTNMAEQDRAFPATISGVTQASLVGTSLNPIPSDTFNERLYDYQVSGVPEEVPESFAMATVTVEDMALAPGIQARLEEQDMLGLTVEDQLGMFRAVINAIVWILNACAVIALVAAGLGIVNTLLMSVQERTREIGLMKAMGMSGGRVFGLFSLEAVFIGFLGAVVGAVTGVVGGSALSGALADGFLSGLPGLSLFAFESWRVALIVLSVMGIAFLAGTIPAVRAARKDPIASLRHE, from the coding sequence GTGAGGTGGTCCGACCTGCTGGCCTCGGCGGTCGCCAACACCGCGCGCGCCAGGATCCGCGCCACCCTGACCGTACTCGCCGTCTTCATCGGTGCGTTCGCCCTGACCCTCACCTCCGGCATGGGCACCGGGGTGAACCGGTACATCGACGACACCGTGGCGGCGTTCGGCGACGCCGACGCGCTCTACGTCCAGAAGTCGCAGCCCCTCATCGAGCTGTCCTCGACCTCGGGCCCGCGGGAGTACGACCCGGACACCACCCGGATCCGCACGGGGTTCGGCGTGTCCTTCGAAGGGCTGACCCCCGAGGACATCGAGGTCATCGAGGACCTGGACGGGGTGCGCTCCGTCAAGCCGATGTACTCCGTGGCCCCCACCTACCTGGAGGCCGCCGACGGCAGCCGGTTCCAGCTCTCCCCGGGGATCCCCGTCGACGCCGTGGGCCTGCAGATGGTGGCCGGCGGAGCACCCGCCGCGGGCCGGGACGAGATCGCGGTGCCCGACAGCTGGGTCGCCGACCTGGGCTTCTCCTCCGCGCAGGAGGCCGTCGGGGGCCGCGTCGACGTGGTCATGACCAACATGGCGGAGCAGGACCGGGCGTTCCCCGCCACGATCTCCGGGGTGACGCAGGCCAGTCTCGTCGGGACCTCCCTGAACCCCATCCCGTCGGACACGTTCAACGAGCGGCTCTACGACTACCAAGTCAGCGGCGTCCCGGAGGAGGTCCCGGAGAGCTTCGCGATGGCCACGGTCACGGTCGAGGACATGGCCCTGGCCCCCGGGATCCAGGCGCGGCTGGAGGAGCAGGACATGCTCGGGCTCACCGTGGAGGACCAGCTCGGCATGTTCCGCGCCGTCATCAACGCCATCGTGTGGATCCTCAACGCCTGCGCCGTCATCGCGCTCGTGGCCGCCGGGCTCGGCATCGTCAACACCCTGCTGATGTCGGTCCAGGAGCGGACCCGGGAGATCGGCCTGATGAAGGCCATGGGCATGAGCGGGGGCAGGGTCTTCGGCCTGTTCTCCCTCGAGGCCGTCTTCATCGGGTTCCTCGGGGCGGTCGTCGGCGCCGTCACGGGCGTCGTCGGCGGCTCGGCCCTGAGCGGGGCGCTGGCCGACGGGTTCCTGTCCGGGCTGCCGGGGCTGTCGCTGTTCGCGTTCGAGTCGTGGCGGGTGGCCCTGATCGTGCTCTCGGTCATGGGGATCGCGTTCCTGGCCGGGACGATCCCCGCCGTCCGGGCCGCGCGGAAGGACCCCATCGCCTCCCTGCGCCACGAGTGA
- a CDS encoding class F sortase, which translates to MATSTVAGPPRPVPAEERDPLVRRAAVVTLCAAVLWVALMNQWFLAQHLLGHVPAAASPVRLSIDSVGFDADVLPYDPTDEDLEGGSLVPPQTYSGYRLTPYGMPGEGSTNTTYIAGHSYDKVELPFNKLSDPTLVGEELEVETVDGTLDYVVDSVTTYEKDTLKDSEIWRIVPNRIVLISCYTQDAVGKNVVVTASPAA; encoded by the coding sequence ATGGCAACGAGCACCGTGGCGGGACCGCCGCGCCCCGTCCCGGCCGAGGAGAGGGATCCCCTGGTCCGGCGGGCGGCGGTGGTGACGCTGTGCGCCGCCGTGCTGTGGGTGGCGCTCATGAACCAGTGGTTCCTCGCCCAGCACCTCCTGGGGCACGTGCCGGCCGCGGCGTCGCCGGTGCGCCTGAGCATAGACTCGGTCGGCTTCGACGCCGACGTGCTCCCCTACGACCCGACCGACGAGGACCTCGAGGGCGGCTCGCTCGTGCCTCCGCAGACCTACAGCGGCTACCGGCTCACGCCGTACGGGATGCCCGGCGAGGGGTCGACGAACACCACGTACATCGCGGGGCACAGCTACGACAAGGTGGAGCTGCCCTTCAACAAGCTGAGCGACCCGACCCTGGTCGGGGAGGAGCTCGAGGTCGAGACCGTGGACGGGACCCTCGACTACGTGGTGGACTCGGTGACCACCTACGAGAAGGACACGCTGAAGGACAGCGAGATCTGGCGGATCGTCCCGAACCGCATCGTCCTGATCAGCTGCTACACCCAGGACGCGGTCGGCAAGAACGTCGTCGTCACCGCGTCGCCCGCTGCGTGA